One Lysobacter enzymogenes DNA segment encodes these proteins:
- a CDS encoding sterol desaturase family protein, with translation MNGLSEHTLETRAASQQESDATGQDGAAAAGAAIIAGPNADPVTPAATTRLDFLRHCAHPLLMLAVAVYAYAAIARGWDLGGANFAFVLLTIGYLALLERLIPYERRWLPDRREWGLYGVYFFLTVVGGALAQIPLMAAVSAVAPLHPALPLWAEIPLALLLSSLASYAVHRAGHDVPLLWRLHGVHHVPDKVNVGNNGVNHVLDVTLAQFVVQFSLALSGFSAHALFAVGLFVIAQGYFVHANIDVRLGWLNHVLASPELHRMHHSADKHEAGHFGSDLSVWDRLFGSYTWRPGKRPRQIGLFAPGTFPPNRALLSTLLHPLRPRRYPPVPPPSPAHAPLASAARAADRAPP, from the coding sequence ATGAACGGATTATCAGAGCACACTTTGGAAACGCGTGCTGCGTCGCAACAGGAGAGTGACGCGACCGGGCAGGACGGCGCCGCCGCGGCCGGCGCCGCGATTATCGCGGGACCGAATGCCGACCCGGTCACGCCGGCAGCGACGACGCGGCTGGATTTTCTGCGGCACTGCGCCCACCCGCTGCTGATGCTGGCGGTGGCGGTTTATGCCTATGCCGCGATCGCGCGCGGCTGGGACCTGGGCGGCGCCAACTTCGCCTTCGTGTTGCTGACCATCGGCTACCTGGCGCTGCTGGAGCGGTTGATCCCGTACGAGCGCCGCTGGCTGCCGGACCGGCGCGAGTGGGGCCTGTACGGCGTCTACTTCTTCCTCACCGTGGTCGGCGGCGCGCTCGCGCAGATCCCGCTGATGGCGGCGGTGTCGGCGGTGGCGCCGCTGCATCCGGCGCTGCCGCTGTGGGCGGAGATCCCGCTGGCGCTGCTGCTGAGTTCGCTCGCCAGCTACGCGGTGCACCGCGCCGGCCACGACGTCCCGCTGCTGTGGCGGCTGCACGGCGTGCACCACGTGCCGGACAAGGTCAACGTCGGCAACAACGGGGTCAACCACGTGCTCGACGTGACCCTGGCCCAGTTCGTGGTGCAGTTTTCGCTGGCGCTGTCGGGCTTCTCCGCGCATGCGCTGTTCGCGGTCGGCCTGTTCGTCATCGCCCAGGGCTATTTCGTCCACGCCAACATCGACGTGCGCCTGGGCTGGCTCAACCACGTGCTCGCCAGCCCCGAGCTGCACCGCATGCACCACAGCGCCGACAAGCACGAGGCCGGCCACTTCGGCTCGGACCTGTCGGTCTGGGACCGCCTGTTCGGCAGCTACACCTGGCGGCCGGGCAAGCGCCCGCGCCAGATCGGCCTGTTCGCGCCGGGCACGTTCCCGCCGAACCGCGCGCTGCTGTCCACCTTGTTGCATCCGCTGCGGCCGCGGCGCTACCCGCCGGTGCCGCCACCTTCGCCCGCCCACGCACCGCTCGCATCCGCCGCGCGCGCCGCGGACCGCGCGCCGCCCTGA
- a CDS encoding HSAF biosynthetic non-ribosomal peptide synthetase/polyketide synthase, translating into MTDSSKKPSSSEASAHDAHDAAARAAADGVAQTGGPVAMEDRIAIIGIGCRLPGGASDYRAFWQNLVQGKDCLTDTPLNRYDVRTLGSRDKSKPGRLVGGRGGYIDGFDEFDPAFFGISPREADYMDPQQRKLLEVAWEALEDGGQKPGELAGQEIGVFVGAFTLDYKIVQFADLSFDTLAAHTATGTMMTMASNRISYCFDFRGPSLSIDTACSSSLVAVHLACHSLRRGETSLALAGGTLLHMTPQYTIAETKGGFLSPEGKSRTFDASANGYVRAEGVGIVALKRLEDALRDGDPIHAVILATGVNQDGHSNGITVPNPDAQVALIQRVCGEAGIAPGSLQYMEAHGTSTPVGDPIEARALGRALAQGREPGAECFVGSVKTNIGHTEAAAGVAGLIKTALALKHKQIPPHINLKTVNPDIDLASMPYKIPTELTPWPAHEGPARAAVNSFGFGGTNAHVVLEEAPARAVATAAADQAEALDIGGYNLLPLTARDPAALPELAAGILRELDREGDEAVSIDDLAHTLAHRRQHLESRLTLVYDSRETLRERLAAAAAGEAHPLVLADDRRGAAAPKLAWVFTGMGPQWWAMGRQLFEREPIYREVIERCDAELRKHVDWSLIEHLGAAEADSLMSDTWLAQPANFAVQIALAAMWRARGVTPDAIVGHSTGEVAAFYEAGVYTLEQAVRVVVHRSRLQQTLVDTGSMLAVSLSEAEALRRIAPYGDRVSIAAVNSPGAMTLAGDQDALAEVAAQLQAEQLFAKFLTVRVPYHSAKMDLIKDELLESLEGLAPHPAQLPLYMTAKPGIAAGHELDAQYWWENVRNSVGFRAAIDTMADDGYELFLEIGPHPVLGHSINECFAARGASARSVPSIRRQEDEAARFAASLATLHNLGVAIDWQALHPRGRQVALPRYPFKRDRYWVEPRPVEQIRLGQLDHALLGRRMANAEPTWEARLDAEHQPYLQDHRIQGNVLFPAAGYIEMAAQAVRAMTGGGTAAIADIELRKALFLSDTEAVTAQLSFSSDGAGFNVSTLSADGGERTVHAAGNVRASQGRRAAPALDARAVRERSPLYLARAACYQQLGEMGYHYGPAFQGIEEVWIGHGEALAKIVPTEQLLGGAADHHFHPAMLDACFQALLTPQILQRQIALETGRGADAGTGIRLPLSIQEVRSEAIGERTLWVHAQITHDGGDELIGDILVYGEDGRALGKIAGFRAANVENASAKVGLPTIDGWLAETHWHEIAEDEANPPQAGESEGWLIFADEHGLGDELAALAADRGERVHLVRPGKRYKLEKDLHESSVAPGVAKDLLRLFADLDKSGAGRFGRIVHLWNLDQPSVDAADTPALQNGNSRGAYSLIALAQALTAAHPHGRLHIVTRGTQAVNRGDAVEPLGAPAWGIGRVLWYQELIAQRGKLIDLPLRDAHDPAERVAEAALLRSELLRGDEDEVALREGKRYTGRLLPAQGLTKPLPLRLRSDGAYLVTGAFGALGRLLCRTLVKRGARKLILVGRSKLPARAQWRDTDPDTAVGRNVRFLKELERLGAEPILAQLDITDEGALRGWLADYRERELPPIRGAFHLAGQVRDTLLADMQRDSFDPVYEPKVIGGWLLHKHLADQPLDHFVLFASIASIVTTAGQANYAAGNAFLDALAHHRRAQGLPALAVDWGPWATGMIEELGLIEHYRNSRGMSSLPPDAGMDVLERVIGQDRAQLLVATVVDWPIFMAWYSSPPPLIEELAKLGAGSGAAEHGSFVEAFRDADALARWSLLGERFHGLIAQVMRVKPEQIDADASLNALGLDSLLAMELRARIHTELKVALPVVTLLSSSSIGTLTEQLHAGLVELVSAEGDSDGAAQYEAHADETRYPLSQNQNALWFLKQLNPDGFAYNIGGAVEVRTELEPQLMFQAVRELIARHPSLRASFVLDRGQAVQVIRPHSEADLALFDVQDKPWDEIYQQIIREYRKPYDLEHDPLVRFRLFKRGKDRWVIMKAVHHIISDAISTFTFIEELLAIYEGLRRKEKVELAPVRARYLDFYNWQSKFLASREAAKMLEYWKSHLPAQVPILALPTDKPRPVVQTHNGASEFFVLDRELSARIHTLARERGATVFMVLMAAYYVLLQRYTGQDDVIVGSPVMGRTQEEFAQVYGYFVNPLPLHVDLSAQPSVAELIAQVQRTVLNGLDNQEYPFVLLVEKLGLQHDPSRSAVFQAMFILLAHKVATEKYGYRLEYIELPEEEGQFDLTLSAYEDEADGRFHCVFKYNTDLFHAQTVQRLAAHYVNLLDGLTRLPAQASIAELQLLDADERRDVLGRWSGADDRVAADVPVPTLISRAARAHPDALAVAVPSERGDTRRLNYGELERRSNRLARKLRELGVGSGSVVALCLDKSPELIVALLAVLKAGGAYLPLDPDYPAERLAYMAGHAGAKLAVIDEERRERLAGWDGDVLTPDELQLIADADTDASPLEFAPAPTDTAYVIYTSGSTGKPKAVRVTHANWASAYAGWEREYALDQTHAHLQMASFSFDVFAGDFARALCAGKTLVPVTRELLFNTQRLYRAMVEEKIDAAEFVPAVVRGVMDYCEREGERLDFMRLLVVGSDVWKVEEYRRLRALAGPHTRTINSYGLSEATIDSTYFEGDAAELEGSRMVPIGRPFPNTALYILDERRQPVPAGVAGELWIGGGGVCAGYVDDEEQTAQRFGELPLGADGAMVRVYRTGDLARWSGDGQVQLIGRADGQVKVRGHRVEIGEIESQLAAWPEIAQAVLTVREDARGEASLCAYCVAAEAGATLNWRALREHLAQYLPTFMIPSQYVQLDALPLSGNGKVDLAALPAPDANAAEAAFEPPQTLFETRMAEHWKQLLGLQQVGLHDDFFEVGGSSIKLIELIYNLQSEFNIAIAVSQLFKLTTLHGMAKTVEAISLGRVAGAQPYLRFNAGRGHEQTIFCFPPAGGHGLVYRQLAVHLPEYEFVSFNYLLGDDKVARYADLIEGIHAEGHCTLFGYSLGGNLAFEVAKELERRGREVPNVVIMDSYRIPESFELGNEHFEAFEHELTEHLRKHTGSDLLAHDTLEQARDYIRFCSQTPNLGTIAAPVSVISDEDKLVFYGTGQRGTWHGSSLTRSQVFRGYGKHADMLDADYIEKNAALARGILVGETAHVA; encoded by the coding sequence ATGACGGACTCCAGCAAGAAGCCTTCCTCCAGCGAAGCCTCCGCTCACGACGCCCACGACGCCGCCGCGCGCGCGGCCGCCGACGGCGTCGCCCAGACCGGCGGCCCGGTGGCGATGGAGGACCGCATCGCCATCATCGGCATCGGCTGCCGCCTGCCCGGCGGCGCCAGCGACTACCGCGCGTTCTGGCAGAACCTGGTCCAGGGCAAGGACTGCCTCACCGACACCCCGCTCAACCGCTACGACGTGCGCACGCTCGGCAGCCGCGACAAGAGCAAGCCCGGGCGCCTGGTCGGCGGCCGCGGCGGCTACATCGACGGCTTCGACGAATTCGATCCGGCGTTCTTCGGCATCAGCCCGCGCGAGGCCGACTACATGGACCCGCAGCAGCGCAAGCTGCTGGAAGTGGCCTGGGAAGCGCTGGAAGACGGCGGCCAGAAGCCCGGCGAACTGGCCGGCCAGGAGATCGGCGTGTTCGTCGGCGCGTTCACCCTGGACTACAAGATCGTCCAGTTCGCCGACCTGAGCTTCGACACCCTGGCCGCGCACACCGCCACCGGCACGATGATGACGATGGCGTCGAACCGGATCTCGTACTGCTTCGACTTCCGCGGCCCGAGCCTGTCGATCGACACCGCCTGCAGTTCCTCGCTGGTCGCCGTGCACCTGGCCTGCCACAGCCTGCGCCGCGGCGAGACCAGCCTGGCCCTGGCCGGCGGCACCCTGCTGCACATGACCCCGCAATACACCATCGCCGAGACCAAGGGCGGGTTCCTGTCGCCGGAAGGCAAGTCGCGCACCTTCGACGCATCGGCGAACGGCTATGTGCGCGCCGAGGGCGTCGGCATCGTCGCGCTCAAGCGGCTGGAGGACGCGCTGCGCGACGGCGATCCGATCCACGCGGTGATCCTGGCCACCGGCGTCAACCAGGACGGCCACAGCAACGGCATCACCGTGCCGAATCCCGACGCCCAGGTCGCGCTGATCCAGCGCGTGTGCGGCGAAGCCGGGATCGCGCCGGGCAGCCTGCAGTACATGGAAGCGCACGGCACCTCGACCCCGGTCGGCGATCCGATCGAGGCCCGCGCGCTCGGCCGCGCGCTGGCGCAGGGCCGCGAGCCCGGCGCGGAATGCTTCGTCGGTTCGGTCAAGACCAACATCGGCCATACCGAGGCCGCCGCCGGCGTCGCCGGCCTGATCAAGACCGCGCTGGCGCTCAAGCACAAGCAGATTCCGCCGCACATCAATCTCAAGACGGTGAACCCGGACATCGACCTGGCCTCGATGCCGTACAAGATCCCGACCGAACTGACGCCGTGGCCGGCGCATGAAGGCCCGGCGCGCGCCGCGGTCAACTCGTTCGGCTTCGGCGGCACCAACGCGCACGTGGTGCTGGAGGAAGCGCCGGCGCGCGCCGTCGCGACCGCCGCCGCCGACCAGGCCGAAGCGCTCGACATCGGCGGCTACAACCTGCTGCCGCTGACCGCGCGCGATCCCGCCGCGCTGCCGGAACTGGCCGCCGGCATCCTGCGCGAACTCGACCGCGAAGGCGACGAGGCGGTGTCGATCGACGACCTCGCCCACACCCTCGCCCATCGCCGCCAGCACCTGGAATCGCGCCTGACCCTGGTCTACGACAGCCGCGAAACCCTGCGCGAGCGGCTGGCCGCCGCGGCCGCCGGCGAAGCGCACCCGCTGGTGCTCGCCGACGACCGCCGCGGCGCCGCCGCGCCGAAGCTGGCCTGGGTGTTCACCGGCATGGGCCCGCAGTGGTGGGCGATGGGTCGGCAGTTGTTCGAGCGCGAGCCGATCTACCGCGAGGTGATCGAGCGCTGCGACGCCGAGCTGCGCAAGCACGTCGACTGGTCGCTGATCGAACACTTGGGCGCCGCCGAAGCCGACTCGCTGATGAGCGACACCTGGCTGGCGCAGCCGGCCAACTTCGCCGTGCAGATCGCATTGGCGGCGATGTGGCGCGCGCGCGGGGTGACGCCGGACGCCATCGTCGGCCACAGCACCGGCGAGGTCGCCGCGTTCTACGAGGCCGGCGTCTACACCCTGGAGCAGGCGGTGCGCGTGGTCGTGCACCGCAGCCGCCTGCAGCAGACCCTGGTCGACACCGGCAGCATGCTCGCCGTGAGCCTGAGCGAGGCCGAAGCTTTGCGCCGGATCGCGCCGTACGGCGATCGTGTGTCGATCGCCGCGGTCAACAGCCCCGGCGCGATGACCCTGGCCGGCGACCAGGACGCGCTGGCCGAAGTCGCCGCGCAGCTGCAGGCCGAGCAGTTGTTCGCCAAGTTCCTGACCGTGCGCGTGCCCTACCACAGCGCCAAGATGGACCTGATCAAGGACGAACTGCTGGAATCGCTCGAAGGCCTGGCGCCGCACCCGGCGCAGCTGCCGCTGTACATGACCGCCAAGCCCGGCATCGCCGCCGGCCACGAGCTCGACGCGCAGTACTGGTGGGAGAACGTGCGCAACAGCGTCGGCTTCCGCGCCGCCATCGACACGATGGCCGACGACGGTTACGAACTGTTCCTGGAGATCGGCCCGCATCCGGTGCTCGGCCACTCGATCAACGAGTGCTTCGCCGCGCGCGGCGCCAGCGCGCGCAGCGTGCCCTCGATCCGGCGCCAGGAAGACGAGGCGGCGCGCTTCGCCGCCTCGCTGGCGACCCTGCACAACCTCGGCGTCGCCATCGACTGGCAGGCGCTGCACCCGCGCGGCCGCCAGGTCGCGCTGCCGCGCTATCCGTTCAAGCGCGACCGCTACTGGGTCGAACCGCGTCCGGTCGAGCAGATCCGCCTCGGCCAGCTCGACCACGCGCTGCTGGGCCGGCGCATGGCCAACGCCGAGCCGACCTGGGAAGCGCGCCTGGACGCCGAGCACCAGCCGTATCTGCAGGACCACCGCATCCAGGGCAACGTGCTGTTCCCCGCCGCCGGCTACATCGAGATGGCGGCGCAGGCGGTGCGGGCGATGACCGGCGGCGGCACCGCCGCGATCGCCGACATCGAACTGCGCAAGGCGCTGTTCCTGTCCGACACCGAGGCGGTGACCGCGCAGTTGTCGTTCTCCTCCGACGGCGCCGGCTTCAACGTCTCCACCCTGTCCGCCGACGGCGGCGAGCGCACCGTCCACGCCGCCGGCAACGTGCGCGCCAGCCAGGGCCGCCGCGCCGCGCCGGCGCTGGACGCGCGCGCGGTGCGCGAACGCAGCCCGCTGTACCTGGCGCGCGCGGCCTGCTACCAGCAGCTCGGCGAGATGGGCTACCACTACGGCCCGGCGTTCCAGGGCATCGAGGAAGTCTGGATCGGCCACGGCGAAGCGCTCGCCAAGATCGTGCCGACCGAACAGCTGCTCGGCGGCGCCGCCGACCATCACTTCCACCCGGCCATGCTCGACGCCTGCTTCCAGGCGCTGCTGACCCCGCAGATCCTGCAGCGCCAGATCGCGCTGGAAACCGGCCGCGGCGCCGACGCCGGCACCGGCATCCGCCTGCCGCTGTCTATCCAGGAAGTGCGCAGCGAGGCCATCGGCGAGCGCACGCTGTGGGTGCACGCGCAGATCACCCACGACGGCGGCGACGAGCTGATCGGCGACATCCTGGTCTACGGCGAGGACGGCCGCGCGCTGGGCAAGATCGCCGGCTTCCGCGCCGCCAACGTCGAGAACGCCAGCGCCAAGGTCGGCCTGCCGACCATCGACGGCTGGCTGGCCGAGACCCACTGGCACGAGATCGCCGAAGACGAGGCCAACCCGCCGCAGGCCGGCGAAAGCGAAGGCTGGCTGATCTTCGCCGACGAGCACGGCCTGGGCGACGAACTCGCCGCGCTGGCCGCCGACCGCGGCGAGCGCGTGCACCTGGTGCGCCCGGGCAAGCGCTACAAGCTGGAGAAGGACCTGCACGAGTCCAGCGTCGCGCCCGGCGTGGCCAAGGACCTGCTGCGCCTGTTCGCCGACCTCGACAAATCCGGCGCCGGCCGCTTCGGCCGCATCGTCCACCTGTGGAACCTCGACCAGCCCAGCGTCGACGCCGCCGACACCCCGGCGCTGCAGAACGGCAACAGCCGCGGCGCGTATTCGCTGATCGCGCTGGCCCAGGCGCTGACCGCGGCGCACCCGCACGGCCGGCTGCACATCGTCACCCGCGGCACCCAGGCGGTGAACCGCGGCGATGCGGTCGAACCGCTCGGCGCGCCGGCCTGGGGCATCGGCCGGGTGCTGTGGTACCAGGAACTGATCGCCCAGCGCGGCAAGCTGATCGACCTGCCGCTGCGCGACGCCCACGACCCGGCCGAGCGCGTCGCCGAAGCCGCGCTGCTGCGCAGCGAACTGCTGCGCGGCGACGAGGACGAAGTGGCCCTGCGCGAAGGCAAGCGCTACACCGGCCGGCTGCTGCCGGCGCAAGGCCTGACCAAGCCGCTGCCGCTGCGCCTGCGCAGCGACGGCGCCTACCTGGTCACCGGCGCGTTCGGCGCGCTGGGCCGGTTGCTGTGCCGCACCCTGGTCAAGCGCGGCGCGCGCAAGCTGATCCTGGTCGGCCGCAGCAAGCTGCCGGCGCGCGCGCAGTGGCGCGATACCGATCCGGACACCGCGGTCGGCCGCAACGTGCGCTTCCTCAAGGAACTCGAACGCCTCGGCGCCGAGCCCATCCTGGCCCAGCTCGACATCACCGACGAAGGCGCGCTGCGCGGCTGGCTGGCCGATTACCGCGAGCGCGAGCTGCCGCCGATCCGCGGCGCGTTCCACCTCGCCGGGCAGGTGCGCGACACCCTGCTCGCCGACATGCAGCGCGACAGCTTCGATCCGGTGTACGAGCCCAAGGTCATCGGCGGCTGGCTGCTGCACAAGCACCTGGCCGACCAGCCGCTCGACCACTTCGTGCTGTTCGCCTCGATCGCCTCGATCGTCACCACCGCCGGCCAGGCCAACTACGCCGCCGGCAACGCCTTCCTGGATGCGCTCGCGCACCACCGCCGCGCCCAGGGCCTGCCCGCGCTCGCCGTGGACTGGGGCCCGTGGGCGACCGGCATGATCGAGGAACTGGGCCTGATCGAGCATTATCGCAACAGCCGCGGCATGTCCTCGCTGCCGCCGGACGCCGGCATGGACGTGCTCGAACGGGTGATCGGCCAGGATCGCGCCCAGCTGTTGGTCGCGACCGTGGTCGACTGGCCGATCTTCATGGCCTGGTACTCCTCGCCGCCGCCGCTGATCGAGGAACTGGCCAAGCTCGGCGCCGGCAGCGGCGCGGCCGAGCACGGCAGCTTCGTCGAGGCCTTCCGCGACGCCGACGCGCTGGCGCGCTGGAGCCTGCTGGGCGAACGCTTCCACGGCCTGATCGCCCAGGTCATGCGGGTCAAGCCCGAGCAGATCGACGCCGACGCCAGCCTCAACGCGCTCGGCCTGGATTCGCTGCTGGCGATGGAACTGCGCGCGCGCATCCACACCGAACTGAAAGTCGCGTTGCCGGTGGTGACCCTGCTGAGCAGTTCCTCGATCGGCACCCTGACCGAACAGTTGCACGCCGGCCTGGTCGAGCTGGTCTCGGCCGAAGGCGACAGCGACGGCGCGGCCCAGTACGAGGCCCACGCCGACGAGACCCGCTACCCGCTGAGCCAGAACCAGAACGCGCTGTGGTTCCTCAAGCAGCTCAACCCCGACGGCTTCGCCTACAACATCGGCGGCGCGGTCGAGGTGCGCACCGAGCTGGAACCGCAGCTGATGTTCCAGGCGGTGCGCGAGCTGATCGCGCGCCACCCGAGCCTGCGCGCCAGCTTCGTGCTCGACCGCGGCCAGGCGGTGCAGGTGATCCGTCCGCACAGCGAGGCGGACCTCGCCCTGTTCGACGTGCAGGACAAGCCCTGGGACGAGATCTACCAGCAGATCATCCGCGAGTACCGCAAGCCCTACGACCTGGAACACGACCCGCTGGTGCGCTTCCGCCTGTTCAAGCGCGGCAAGGACCGCTGGGTGATCATGAAGGCGGTGCATCACATCATCTCCGATGCGATCTCCACCTTCACCTTCATCGAAGAGCTGCTGGCGATCTACGAGGGCCTGCGGCGCAAGGAGAAGGTCGAACTGGCGCCGGTGCGCGCGCGCTACCTGGACTTCTACAACTGGCAGAGCAAATTCCTGGCCTCGCGCGAGGCGGCGAAGATGCTCGAGTACTGGAAGTCGCACCTGCCGGCGCAGGTGCCGATCCTGGCGCTGCCGACCGACAAGCCGCGCCCGGTGGTGCAGACCCACAACGGCGCCTCGGAATTCTTCGTCCTCGACCGCGAGCTCAGCGCGCGCATCCACACCCTGGCGCGCGAGCGCGGCGCGACCGTGTTCATGGTGCTGATGGCGGCCTACTACGTGCTGCTGCAGCGCTACACCGGCCAGGACGACGTGATCGTCGGCAGCCCGGTGATGGGCCGCACCCAGGAGGAGTTCGCCCAGGTCTACGGCTACTTCGTCAACCCGCTGCCGCTGCACGTGGACCTGAGCGCGCAGCCCAGCGTGGCCGAGCTGATCGCGCAGGTTCAGCGCACCGTGCTCAACGGCCTGGACAACCAGGAATACCCGTTCGTGCTGCTGGTCGAGAAGCTCGGCCTGCAGCACGATCCGAGCCGCTCGGCGGTGTTCCAGGCGATGTTCATCCTGCTCGCGCACAAGGTCGCGACCGAGAAGTACGGCTACCGGCTGGAGTACATCGAGCTGCCGGAAGAGGAAGGCCAGTTCGACCTGACCCTGTCGGCCTACGAGGACGAAGCCGACGGCCGCTTCCACTGCGTGTTCAAGTACAACACCGACCTGTTCCATGCGCAGACCGTGCAGCGGCTGGCCGCGCACTACGTCAACCTGCTCGACGGCCTGACCCGGCTGCCGGCGCAGGCGTCGATCGCCGAGCTGCAATTGCTCGACGCGGACGAGCGCCGCGACGTGCTCGGCCGCTGGAGCGGCGCCGACGACCGCGTCGCCGCCGACGTGCCGGTGCCGACGCTGATCTCGCGCGCCGCCCGGGCCCACCCGGACGCGCTGGCGGTGGCGGTGCCGAGCGAACGCGGCGACACCCGCCGGCTCAACTACGGCGAACTGGAGCGCCGCTCCAACCGGCTCGCGCGCAAGCTGCGCGAACTCGGCGTCGGCAGCGGCTCGGTGGTCGCGCTGTGCCTGGACAAGTCGCCCGAGCTCATCGTCGCCCTGCTCGCCGTGCTCAAGGCCGGCGGCGCCTACCTGCCGCTGGACCCGGACTACCCGGCCGAGCGCCTGGCCTACATGGCCGGCCACGCCGGCGCGAAGTTGGCGGTGATCGACGAAGAACGGCGCGAACGCCTGGCCGGTTGGGACGGCGACGTGCTCACGCCGGACGAACTGCAGCTGATCGCCGACGCCGACACCGACGCATCGCCGCTGGAGTTCGCGCCGGCGCCGACCGATACCGCCTACGTGATCTACACCTCCGGCTCGACCGGCAAGCCCAAGGCGGTGCGCGTCACCCACGCCAACTGGGCCTCGGCCTACGCCGGCTGGGAGCGCGAGTACGCGCTGGACCAGACCCACGCCCACCTGCAGATGGCCAGCTTCTCCTTCGACGTGTTCGCCGGCGACTTCGCCCGCGCGCTGTGCGCGGGCAAGACCCTGGTGCCGGTGACGCGCGAGCTGCTGTTCAACACCCAGCGCCTGTACCGGGCGATGGTCGAGGAAAAGATCGACGCCGCCGAATTCGTGCCGGCGGTGGTGCGCGGGGTGATGGACTACTGCGAACGCGAAGGCGAGCGCCTGGACTTCATGCGCCTGCTGGTGGTCGGCTCGGACGTGTGGAAGGTCGAGGAATACCGGCGCCTGCGCGCGCTGGCCGGGCCGCACACGCGCACGATCAACTCCTACGGCCTCAGCGAAGCGACCATCGACAGCACCTACTTCGAGGGCGACGCCGCCGAGCTGGAAGGCAGCCGCATGGTGCCGATCGGGCGGCCGTTCCCGAACACCGCGCTGTACATCCTCGACGAGCGCCGCCAGCCGGTGCCGGCGGGCGTGGCCGGCGAGCTGTGGATCGGCGGCGGCGGCGTCTGCGCCGGCTACGTCGACGACGAGGAACAGACCGCGCAGCGCTTCGGCGAACTGCCGCTGGGCGCCGACGGCGCGATGGTGCGGGTCTACCGCACCGGCGACCTGGCGCGCTGGAGCGGCGACGGCCAGGTCCAGCTGATCGGCCGCGCCGACGGCCAGGTCAAGGTGCGCGGCCATCGCGTCGAGATCGGCGAGATCGAGTCGCAGCTGGCGGCGTGGCCGGAGATCGCCCAGGCGGTGCTGACCGTGCGCGAGGACGCGCGCGGCGAGGCCTCGCTGTGCGCTTACTGCGTCGCCGCCGAAGCCGGCGCGACCCTGAACTGGCGCGCGCTGCGCGAGCATCTGGCGCAGTACCTGCCGACCTTCATGATCCCCTCGCAGTACGTGCAGCTCGACGCGCTGCCGCTGTCGGGCAACGGCAAGGTCGACCTCGCCGCGCTGCCGGCGCCGGACGCCAACGCCGCCGAGGCCGCGTTCGAGCCGCCGCAGACCCTGTTCGAGACGCGCATGGCCGAACACTGGAAGCAGTTGCTGGGCCTGCAGCAGGTCGGCCTGCACGACGATTTCTTCGAGGTCGGCGGCAGTTCGATCAAGCTGATCGAACTGATCTACAACCTGCAAAGCGAGTTCAACATCGCCATCGCGGTGAGCCAGCTGTTCAAGCTCACCACCCTGCACGGCATGGCCAAGACGGTGGAGGCGATCAGCCTGGGCCGGGTCGCAGGCGCGCAGCCCTACCTGCGCTTCAACGCCGGGCGCGGGCACGAGCAGACCATCTTCTGCTTCCCGCCGGCCGGCGGCCACGGCCTGGTCTACCGCCAGCTCGCGGTGCATCTGCCGGAGTACGAGTTCGTTTCGTTCAACTACCTGCTCGGCGACGACAAGGTCGCGCGCTACGCCGACCTGATCGAAGGCATCCACGCCGAGGGCCATTGCACCCTGTTCGGCTACTCGCTCGGCGGCAACCTCGCTTTCGAAGTGGCCAAGGAACTGGAGCGCCGCGGCCGCGAAGTGCCGAACGTGGTCATCATGGATTCCTACCGCATCCCGGAATCCTTCGAGCTGGGCAACGAGCACTTCGAGGCTTTCGAGCACGAGCTGACCGAGCACCTGCGCAAGCACACCGGCTCGGACCTGCTCGCCCACGACACCCTGGAGCAGGCGCGCGACTACATCCGCTTTTGCAGCCAGACCCCGAACCTGGGCACCATCGCCGCCCCCGTCAGCGTGATCTCCGACGAGGACAAGCTGGTGTTCTACGGCACCGGCCAGCGCGGCACCTGGCATGGCAGTTCGCTGACCCGCAGCCAGGTGTTCCGCGGCTACGGCAAGCACGCCGACATGCTCGACGCCGACTACATCGAGAAGAACGCGGCGCTGGCGCGCGGCATCCTGGTCGGGGAGACGGCCCATGTCGCCTGA